In Oncorhynchus mykiss isolate Arlee chromosome 19, USDA_OmykA_1.1, whole genome shotgun sequence, the sequence AAGACACAAAGGGCGTCAGAGTTTAGGTGGTTAAGGGTGTCAGAGTTTAGGTGGTTAAGGGTGTCAGAGTTTAGGTGGTTAAGGGTGTCAGAGTTTAGGTGGTTAAGGGTGTCAGAGTTTATTAAGGGTGTCAGAGTTTAGGTGGTTAAGGGTGTCAGAGTTTAGGTGGTTAAGGGTGTCAGAGTTTATTAAGGGTGTCAGAGTTTAGGTGGTTAAGGGTGTCAGAGTTTAGGTGGTTGTCAGAGTTTAGGTGGTTAAGGGTGTCAGAGTTTAGGTGGTTAAGGGTGTCAGAGTTTAGGTGGTTAAGGGTGTCAGAGTTTAGGTGGTTATGGGCATCAGAGTTTAGGTGGTTATGGGTGTCAGAGTTTAGGTGGTTAAGGGTGTCAGAGTTTAGGTGGTTATGGGTGTCAGAGTTTAGGTGGTTATGGGCATCAGAGGTGTCAGAGTTTAGGTGGTTGTCAGAGTTTAGGTGCTTAAGGGTGTCAGAGTTTAGGTGGTTATGGGCATCAGAGTTTAGGTGCTTAAGGGTGTCAGAGTTTATTAAGGGTGTCAGAGTTTAGGTGGTTAAGGGTGTCAGAGTTTAGGTGGTTATGGGCATCAAAGTTTAGGTGGTTATGGGTGTCAGAGTTTAGGTGGTTATGGGCATCAGAGGTGTCAGAGTTTAGGTGGTTGTCAGAGTTTAGGTGGTTATGGGCATCAGAGTTTAAGTGGTTAAGGGTGTCAGAGTTTAGGTGCTTAAGGGTGTCAGAGTTTAGGTGCTTAAGGGTGTCAGAGTTTAGGTGGTTAGGGGCATCAGAGTTTAGGTGGTTAAGGGTGTCAGAGTTTAGGTGGTTATGGGCATCAGAGTTTAGGTGGTTAAGGGTGTCAGAGTTTAGGTGCTTAAGGGTGTCAGAGTTTAGGTGCTTAAGGGCATCAGAGTTTAGGTGGTTAGGGGCGTAGAGTTTAGGTGGTTAAGGGCATCAGAGTTTAGGAGGTTAAGGGTGTCAGAGTTTATTAAGGGCGTCAGAGTTTAGGAGGTTAAGGGTGTCAGAGTTTATTAAGGGAGTCAGAGTTTAGGTAGTTAAGGCCGTCAGAGTTTAGGTGGTTAAGGGCGTCAAAGTTTAGGTGGTTAAGGGCGTCAGAGTTTAGGAGGTTAAGGGAGTCAGAGTTTGGGTGGTTAAGGCCGTCCCCTGGCCATGACTATGAAAAGAGGTCTCTTGAACAATGGGCCAGAGTGTATTTCCTGTCTGGCTCCAATACACTATGATCACTACTTCGGTAGCTCCTCCCTGAATTGGCAGTAGCCTATAGGAACCATTACTAATTTTACATCAAACAACATCATATATTATCTTAATTTGACCATACTAATCCCAAACTGTTATCATCACTGTCCTGACTCAGATTCCCCACTGGAGGGATTATAGTTGCCCGTGAGTTGAGTGGACAGGACTGCCTGTCTACTCTGTCCAACTAAAGATCAATTCTGAAGTTGAGTGACATTGACATCATTGTGATTTGTGATACAAGCCTGTGTGAGGAGTTGATGCTACTTTCTCAGGCCCATGAAGGTTAAGTAAACATTGATCCAGATGTTTTGGGCTCTACTAGTGTGAAAACTACGCTGGGGTGGGTGGTCTGCCCGTCATTGTTCAGGCCGAGTTGACAAACCCCGCTGTTTGCCTTGTTCATTAGGCATCATAGTGTCAGCTACATAGAATTAATACAATGGCTCTGAAGTCAAAGTGACTAACGGTTCTCTTCACTGTTCAAATGTGTTTTAACTGTTGTGTAAAGCTCACAGTGACGCTCTCCGCTGCTTCCAAACGATGGAAGCGATCTGTTGGAGTTTGCCGAGCGGGTCATAATCCAGGGTTGAAAGAGGAGGCTTTGTCCTAAAGTAGTGTAAGAAAGAAAATCACGTACTTTTAAAGAAGCCGCGATGCTTTTCATTAGGCTTTTTAAGTCTCTAATGAAGAACCAATAATGGGGAGCTGCTCTCTTTGCGCATTTCCTGTCAACCCAGCCCAAATGTGTCATCTAAAATTGTGGGCTATAACGGATTTTGTCATCACTACAATGCATTTAGAAAGATGTAATAAAGAAGTTATGAGAgtgaatattttttattgtgtggtaactgttatatacAAGTTAAACGGTTATTACGCACAACGCAGGGAAACCCTCTGTCACcggtgtgtgttttaatgaagaTATCAAGTGGTGGATTAACGCACTGACCGCGATTAGTGACGTAGGTGTAAGTAAACCAGCAGCGGCTCTCGGTCAGCGCACCCGACCTGCTGAATCTGTCGCCCCCGGTGCAATACCCCACTAGTTATTCCATTTTAGGGTGACACCACAACTGTAAAAAGACACACTTTGGACAGCGACCAGTCTTTATGTAATTATAATTAGTTTCAGGAGAGCGATTGAATACTATCAGGAAAATAGCTttttaaaaaaagagagagagtgaatagtTTCAGGAAAATAGCTATAAAAAAGTCAATTATTCTTTATTTTAGTAGGCCTTTGTTTGATTCAGTCCACTGCTCATCATAGGCCTGTACAGGCACAAAGACACGTGATTGGCTAAATCACACAACTATATAATGCACCTACACAATTAAACGGATCATTTTCTCCAAACTTTTAGGAAAAACGTAATTTCCTTCAATCAAAACGAAGCCCTGAATAAAGTCCTGACATTGTTACCTATAATTCCTATTGAGCAGCAGACttgtctacaatgtgattttaacgttacacatttttttaaagtcgCCCTCCAATTGTGAAGCTATTTGTTCCGCTGCTTGCAGCATCTGTCGGCTAGCTTTGATTTAGAAGAGACCAAATAAGATGATTTGGTGACATCAAGGCCTTCCCAGCGGTAATGATTACATTCGGAGCTCAGATCCACGCAAGAATTTGTATCCCACTAAACCCTCTGAGATCCCCTACCCACCCCCACAGAGCTCGAGCTCCCAGAATCTTGTCCTATTAGGGTATTTGACAGGCCCAGCTTGTACTACACCATCAATGAATTGGATAGGTTGTAGGGATGCTCGTTCCTCTCATCTGCTACTTAGAAAGACAAAGACCCGCTGGGGGGGCTGTTGACACCTCGAGGTCCGGGGAGGGTATAAAGAGGGACCTGTTTCAGTTGAGAGCAGTACTACTCTCCTCACTGCACCAGGAGAAACAGCCTACGTTGGACATACATTAACTTTGTTTTCCTCGCTTTTCTTTTTTCCATCACGACTGACAGCATGCAAGTACCGAACAGACCAACAGGAGTGGGAGCGTACGGGTACTCCGCCATGCGCCATTACGCTTCGCTCTATCCACAGCGCAACAGTAGCCAGTGCGCAGCGGCGACCAAGCCTGCCAGCGGGAAATCTTTCACCATTGACGCCCTGCTCGCCAAGCCGTCGGAGACACACATAGACCGAACGAGTCCCATTCACTGTAGACTCAAATACCAACCGACAGCGCCACTACATCCTTTCCAGACCCAGATGAGCTCAGCGCTGCCACAGTACCTCTACTCGCCCAACATGCTGCACACGCCGGTGCACAGTCACACACAACCCGGATACTCTGTCTACTGCTGTCCGCCGTTCTCATGCCATGGGGCATTTTACGCACACGGTAAATGTCAATCTAACGTGCCATTCTAACTTATTCAATGATCCAAACTAAACACAATGGCCTAAAGAAATGTCCGACATGGGTTTTAAACTGTTGTCCATCTATTTCCTTCACAGAAACAGGTCTATCAATGTCCCACTCATTCAAACACAAGGAAGGGAAATCCAAGCGGATGCGCACCAGCTTCACCAACGAGCAGTTGGACCGTCTGGAGAAGGAGTTCTCCCGGCAGCAGTACATGGTCGGCTCGGAGAGGTTCCTTCTGGCGTCGGGTCTGCAGCTCACAGAGGCTCAGGTACAAACCAGATTCCAACTCAAACTGCAAACTTTCTTTGAACTAAAGCAAAGCCCCAATTTAATAGTTTTTTAAAGAATGATAA encodes:
- the LOC110498312 gene encoding homeobox protein not2-like translates to MQVPNRPTGVGAYGYSAMRHYASLYPQRNSSQCAAATKPASGKSFTIDALLAKPSETHIDRTSPIHCRLKYQPTAPLHPFQTQMSSALPQYLYSPNMLHTPVHSHTQPGYSVYCCPPFSCHGAFYAHETGLSMSHSFKHKEGKSKRMRTSFTNEQLDRLEKEFSRQQYMVGSERFLLASGLQLTEAQVKVWFQNRRIKWRKQSLEQQQNKLVKLGLATPVKSPGSQGLGEEAEEIDFSDG